A stretch of Natronococcus sp. CG52 DNA encodes these proteins:
- a CDS encoding nickel-dependent hydrogenase large subunit translates to MTFDNLPIEFDDEGNSILTDETGFAVPDNHDGVATNGLGDGETNGGERVTEESAEREDQLSENVKDVNIDPVTRVAGALAFHAKADLENREVLEAHSQATLFRGYEIILEGRDPRDAIDLSSRACGVCGAVHSIVSSMALEMAFPVEPPPMGVWARNMGQAAAFLYDHSLHLFLLAGPDYSESLLSQSNPDVVEQAKETSAPHEDVHGYETVGEIMTAMNPLEGELYLEALENTREARQAASLMLGKYPHPSTIAPGGLTTTLTRTSFQQFYTRLNHFFDYAKKVAFVWDDLLDFLLENLEGYEHVGERPINLVGTGIWDDPAVYNARYEDADEWGLARLSTPGVIVDGELVTTNLTDVDMGLEEFVDHSYYEDWTDDEEPRFSETPSGGPISPYHPWNKETRPKPEGKSWREKYTWGTSPRWDRQVMETGPHSRHWLTAMAEEVENPYIEPTGDGLNLHLPETEQPEMTLRWDVPDRLNAAERMRAKAYHVAYCSLVCYTGFVEALELLKRGASDIHTPFEVPSSGTQRGVGFWEAGRGYLTHHVVIEDGVIDTYQILTPSTWMASPTDPFGNPGPYEEAALNTPLLEEFTDEEDFSGMDILRSIRSFDPCMPCTVHLHTDRQRDVIAEDVTSCGCSFTDGDQPAEEAIRDIISGD, encoded by the coding sequence CGGCCTCGGGGACGGGGAGACCAACGGCGGCGAACGGGTAACCGAGGAGTCGGCCGAACGCGAGGATCAGCTCAGCGAGAACGTCAAGGACGTGAACATCGATCCGGTGACCCGCGTCGCCGGGGCGCTCGCGTTCCACGCGAAGGCCGACCTCGAGAATCGGGAGGTACTCGAGGCACACTCCCAGGCGACGCTGTTTCGCGGCTACGAGATCATCCTCGAGGGGCGCGATCCGCGAGACGCCATCGACCTGTCCAGTCGCGCCTGCGGCGTCTGCGGGGCCGTTCACTCCATCGTCTCGTCGATGGCTCTCGAGATGGCGTTCCCCGTCGAACCGCCGCCGATGGGCGTCTGGGCGCGCAACATGGGACAGGCCGCGGCGTTCCTCTACGACCACTCGCTGCACCTGTTCCTGCTGGCGGGGCCGGACTACTCCGAATCCCTGCTCTCCCAGAGCAACCCGGACGTGGTCGAGCAGGCGAAGGAGACGAGCGCACCCCACGAAGACGTTCACGGCTACGAGACGGTCGGCGAGATCATGACGGCGATGAACCCGCTCGAGGGCGAACTCTACCTCGAAGCCCTGGAAAACACCCGCGAGGCGCGGCAGGCGGCGTCGCTCATGCTCGGCAAGTACCCTCACCCGTCGACCATCGCGCCGGGCGGGCTGACGACGACGCTCACCCGGACGTCGTTCCAGCAGTTCTACACGCGACTCAACCACTTCTTCGACTACGCGAAGAAGGTCGCGTTCGTCTGGGACGACCTGCTCGACTTCCTGCTCGAGAATCTGGAGGGATACGAGCACGTCGGCGAGCGACCGATCAACCTCGTCGGAACGGGCATCTGGGACGACCCCGCGGTGTACAACGCCCGCTACGAGGACGCCGACGAGTGGGGACTGGCCCGACTGTCGACGCCCGGCGTCATCGTCGACGGCGAACTGGTGACGACGAACCTGACGGACGTGGACATGGGCCTCGAGGAGTTCGTCGACCACTCCTACTACGAGGACTGGACCGACGACGAGGAGCCGCGCTTCTCGGAGACGCCGTCAGGCGGTCCGATCAGCCCGTACCATCCCTGGAACAAGGAGACGCGCCCGAAGCCGGAAGGGAAGTCCTGGCGCGAGAAGTACACGTGGGGGACTTCGCCCCGATGGGACCGTCAGGTGATGGAGACCGGCCCCCACTCCCGACACTGGCTGACCGCGATGGCCGAGGAGGTCGAGAACCCGTACATCGAGCCGACCGGCGACGGACTGAACCTCCACCTGCCCGAGACCGAACAGCCCGAGATGACACTGCGCTGGGACGTTCCCGACCGATTGAACGCCGCCGAACGGATGCGGGCGAAGGCCTACCACGTCGCCTACTGCTCGCTCGTCTGTTACACCGGGTTCGTCGAGGCGCTCGAACTGCTGAAGCGGGGCGCGTCCGACATCCACACGCCGTTCGAGGTCCCATCGTCGGGTACCCAGCGCGGCGTCGGCTTCTGGGAGGCCGGCCGCGGCTACCTCACCCACCACGTCGTCATCGAGGACGGCGTTATCGACACCTACCAGATCCTGACGCCGAGTACCTGGATGGCGTCGCCCACCGATCCCTTCGGCAACCCCGGCCCGTACGAGGAGGCCGCGCTGAACACGCCGCTGCTCGAGGAGTTCACCGACGAGGAGGACTTCTCGGGGATGGACATCCTCCGATCGATCCGAAGCTTCGACCCGTGTATGCCGTGTACGGTCCACCTGCACACGGATCGCCAGCGCGACGTCATCGCGGAGGACGTCACCTCCTGTGGCTGTTCGTTCACCGACGGAGACCAGCCCGCGGAGGAGGCGATCCGCGACATCATCAGCGGGGACTGA